A segment of the Synechococcus sp. CBW1002 genome:
GATCTCCAACACTGCCATGGAAACCAACGATCTCGGTTTCGTCGCCAGCCTGCTGTTTGTTCTGGTGCCCGCGGTGTTTTTGATCATTCTTTACATCCAGACCAGCAGTCGTCAGGGCGGCTGAT
Coding sequences within it:
- the psbM gene encoding photosystem II reaction center protein PsbM, yielding METNDLGFVASLLFVLVPAVFLIILYIQTSSRQGG